From the genome of Mya arenaria isolate MELC-2E11 chromosome 5, ASM2691426v1:
agaaatagccacgcaaagtataattataagacataaacaaaacacgtctGTGATGTCCAAAATCTAATATACGAGTGCGCGGATTCCTCGTGCACGAGTGAAAGGTTAAGGTTAACggatatagaaaaataaagtgaaattgaAAGTGAACGAATAATGAAGACCAGACTGAAAGTGAAAGTGGGTGACAGGGGTTAAGTTCTACTATTACTATGATGAATAATATTAGACACATATAGACAAACAAACAGTgacaaacacataaacaaatgaCCCTGCGACATAGGAATCTCCCAAATACCTTAAAAAAAGCGTTCATTTTGGAAATTGAGCTCGGCTTATGATGTCAGAGATCAACCGTGAATCTGATAGGTCTTGTTTTTTGACTTGATGTGAATTTCCATTACTATTTGTTTAGATAACCAAACAAGTTTAAACGGTATGTACTATTTGTTTACCAAACATACATTGATAATTCGGAATACGAGATATTTTACATGGTTGATGAAACAAGCATTCATAAACCGTTCTTCTAGgtgttctttcttttttctacGCTTCCCTGACATGTTTGCCTAGACTTTTTAGGTCattaattttgcttttaataaCCATAAAATATTTCGAGGAAATATATTAGATTTATAGCTCCCCATCAAACTCATTTCatagttttattaaacacaaGCACTGcactgtttttataaataaggtAGTCATTGGAGCGCCTAAAATGTGATTGACAACGTACTTATAGGATTCGCGATCAACTCGCAGTTATAGGGTTTTACTTCATGCGTTTAATTGTGGTATTCCTTCTGGAGGGAACATTTTGTCAAAGCCTAAGTGCATGTGACTAGGCTTATTAGTTGcaatttaaacagaaaaaaggACAGAACGATATCGATTCGATAAATGTATTGTGTGCGTAGTGTATCTTGTTCATTATGTAAATACCATAAAACATGCATGTTGTTTGTTCTTCAAACACAGCGATGTTTGTGTTACGTACTTTAACAATGCAGATGCACTTATTCTTGTAATCAAAAGCAGACATGCCTTCTATTTCCTGGTACAGTATATTATGTGATGGCGTCTATAGACGAATTGACCATAAATGATTTGACTGAACGACGTGACGAACACGCACAGAAGactttgaaatattatattccATGTCCATCAATCTAGAAAATTCTAACAAACCAAATCAAGACATGATATGTCGTTTTCCTAATCCAATCTTGCAAAGTGTATATCCTTGTAGGTGCTTTCACTAGAAGAAGTGATTTAAGCGAACACTGACTGTTTGAAGTTAACTTTACAAATCTGAAAATCTCAGACCTTAATTTGGACATCATTCTTACATAATATATAGAGCGGGTTTTAAAAGTTCATTCAAATATGTGTTCAAATTCAAGTGATGAACGTTTTGTCAATGATATTGTCTGTTACATAAATACGACATGAATTTAACTGCGTCTCAATCTGCAGAATTTACGTTCGCTTCAACTGTTTTCAATTTCACAAATTTGTATTCGATTTTAAAACAGTCGCTATACACACTGCTGCATTGCTAGTTAAACAAAGCGTGACTGTAAACACAAATTCAAAATTGAAGTAAGGCATGTATTGAAGCTGGGCTCGGTTATACCACGTTTTCTGATAACCAATGAATGGAATATTTTAGTCACGAAACATACATCTTATGCACTTTTTTGTGAGTTTCTcgatacaatacaaaacaaaacaatacaatacaatgcaatgcaattttaaacaatacaatatgatgcaatacaatacaatacaatacaatacaatacaatacaatacaatacaatacaatacaatacaatacaatacaatacaatacaatacatgtacaatacaatacaatacaatacaatacaatacaatacaatacaatacaatacaatacaatacaatacaatacaatacaatacaatacaatacaatacaatacaatacaatacaatacaataaatacaatacaatacaatacaatacaatacaatacaatacaataaaataaaatacaataaaatacaataataagcattacaatacaatacaatacatacaatacaatacaatacaatacaatacaatacaatacaatacaatacaatacaatacaatcaACTACAATACACCGCAATACactacaatacaatataatataaaaaaacaacagtacaatgcaatacaatacattGTAACATAACTCAATACGTACAACACAACACACCACTACATACAAATATTGgaatgatttatttgtaatacataCGACCACCAATCCATCGCCCCACATTACGATTCTTCAATGTTCAATGACTGATGCATAATtaggtatatattttattcacaattgtAAATAGTATCAGTTGTAAGTGAAATTCAATTTCcctcttttttctttttgatttaCCTGATTGCAATCTAAACACTGATTATGTTCATAAGATCAAGcattaacatataaacatatacttCTAACCTATCAGTGACTATAATTAAGCTATAATAAAGCtatgataatatttatcttATCAATTCATATATTTCTGTAACATGATATCCTTGGAAGTCTCTCGTAACtcatatgaattttaaatatgacGATAACGTAATAATGCAATGCCTATATTAAAAGTAAATCCGTCTTATGAAACGCTGGAATTATTCCCGAGGATGTTCTCCTGCATTTCTCAAGTAAGTAGATGTAAGTTGATTAGTTAAGACGCTAAATCTAATTTCCGCGTGCACAATCACGCATACAATTGATACCAAATTGCTGTCTGTCAGACACTTGTTTTTGCCAGTGCCTAGTTTCTCTCCGGCAACGAATATTCCCGCAGAGGTAATTGAACTCTGTTAGAACAGGCCCCAGTATCACGAAAGAACTTAAGACAAATCTCTGACTCAATCTCAAAGAATGAACTCAAAACAGGACTCATTTTAAGTCGAAACTCATTTCAGTGTTCACAAAAAAactcaatctcaaactcaatctcaaactcaaAAAATCAAGCTTAACATTTGAGACAGCCTTGTAGCACtctcattttttgtctcaaACTCAAAAATGGCCGACAACTATGTAGATAGATTCCAGCGTCTGCAGAGAATCGCTATGTATGGTCAACAGCGGGTTCCAAGAGTGTTTAAAGACAGGGCCAACCCGTTGGAGAGATTATCAAGAGTGGAAGTTCGGGAGAGATACCGATTTTATCCTGAAACAATCGTAATGATAGtgggtgttgtttttaatgaactTGATGCTGTAACAAGACGAAGCTTGCCACTACCACCTCTGCTCTCTGTGCTTGTAACTCTTCAATTTTTCGCCACGGGAGCTCACCATTTATTAATTGCCGAGATTCATGGAATTTCCCGTCCATCTGTGGGGCGTGCCATAGACAGGGTTACCAACGCATTATGCAGGCACATTAACAGGTTTATATGCCTGTTGATGATGCAGAGATAAGAATAAAGAAGAAGGAATTTTACAGCATTGCGGgtattaaacttttatattaataacCGTTTTGATTGGTTGCTAatgtaattaatgtaaacatcCGGAAATGCCGTTACCTAGTGAAGGTTAAGTTCAACTCTCTTAATGCTGCATGCTAGTTTCGACAGTTACGCCCCTTGCCTTAAATAACTTGATGAATCATAACATTGCattaatgttcatttaaaaccACATACATGCAATACTTGTTTACTGTTAATTGCATTTTGTGCTATCTTACTTTTCAGGATTCCCGAACGTGTTGGGGTACATAGACTGCACACATGTCCGCATCAGAGCACCAACACATAACGAAGCAGATTTCGTAAATCGAAAAGGGTTCCATGCAGTGAACGTTCAGGtttaataatttttcattaccatatgataaaaaaaacgaatgaaataaatgaatcatcaaattaaaatgttttcatcccCATCATATAGGTTGTCCAAACAGGTATGTTGGTggtgttgattttaaaagttactttataattttcatattttttcatgtGACAGATGGTATGCGATGCTCGTTTCATCATCATGGATGTCGTAGCCAAGTGGCCCGGGAGCGTACACGACAGCCGTATATTTAGGGAAAGCAGATTATGTGCACAGTTGGAGAATGGTATTTATGCcaagttatatatgaaaatcgttttgttgtttcaattataaatgaCGTACAACATGACCATTGTACTTCAAGCAAAGCACCGGCCCGTACTTATTTTGCATAACAATTAATGTACTGCACTACATACTCTTTGAAAGGGAACTGACTTTTGCAGGAATGGATGGAGTGTTGCTAGGAGATAGTGGCTATGCATGTAAGAAGTACTTGATGACGCCATACCTGAACCCCCAGACTCAGACACAGGAGAGGTATTGCCGGTCATGTTCAGTCGTGTTAGTTTTAATGATGTAATTCCGACATGACATAATTGTGGAGCTTTCTAGTCAaagatattataattgttattttatataaagatttatgttaaaaatacgTTCTTACCAACCAAATTCTGAATGATTTCAGATTTAACAGATCACTCTGTAAAACTAGAGTCATCATCGAGCAAACGTTTGGTGTTTTAAAGAGGAGGTTTGCAGTTATGTCGTACGGGATAAGGACATCCGAGATGAAGGCTTGCAGGACGACAATGGCGTGTGCCATCCTGCACAACATCGGGATTAAGCGGGGAGACTCATTTGGACGCTTTGTGGTCGAGTCCGACAATCACCCAGATGCACCGAACCAACCGGTTGATGTTGCAGGGAATGCCTTTAGGGACTTTGTCAGCACGACATATTTTTCGTAAAGTGTACTGAATCAGTAGAAGAGTAGTATATCTGCGTTAATTGATTGTAATTTCAAGCTGGCTGTATAAGTAATACGATACTAAGTGGTAAATATACAATGAACCAGTTTCATTTCGAACTGTACTTgcgtttgtatttatttttcaaagtttaaagaCGGAAAATACAGTCtaacaacattatttacaaatttactttaatttagCAGGAGAAAAACCACTACTAAAACATCGATGATACAATAACATAACCACGTTtaactcaattattttgaacaaatataagcatatcatatttttacatcaaaCTAATTCGAATCAGAATCGGTATTTTTTGGAGTGTATTGTTTAATGGTGTATATGCTTATACTTGACAATGACAGTTCGGTATGGCTATTGAACATGCACTAATTCATATGGAAATAGGGTTTACAATTGTCACAAACATCAATTTCTTCAAGTTTCTCAAAATGTACATGACATAAGTGCACAATATACATGAATAGTTTGAGCCCATAaccattaaaatatcagttttgaggtactaataataaacaataaaatctaaTTGATTTACTCCAATGCCATTGATTTCCACAGTATCTCACAATACTGTCAGAATTCAAGCATGAAGATGCTTAGCACTACTTTGGATGTTTTCTCTTTGAttatatgacattaaaatatagacagcttttactttaacaatcacaatATTTAAGTCATGGCAAAACAGTGATTGGTCTCCATGGTAACATTTCTTAACAAAATTTCAAGTTAATAATTGCTTATCTGAACAAATATCCTTTGCAGAATAAAACTCTAATTCAGAATCATATCAATGGAGCAGTCAAGACTACACAAAAAATGACAATCTGTACAAGTGAATTCACATGAAAACACTGCATTTACAACTTAATAATTCCCTGgcatacaaaaaagaaatatcaattctGACATTCAGTCTTGACATGTATAACTGCTCCACATATGGTTTATATAACATTGCTTGACAACACATGTTCAGTACAACAGAGGGAGATGTGGTGTACTATCCTGTTCAAAGAAATGCATATCTTGTTTTCAATagcttcaaaacaaaaaagtaactTAATCTAAAATGGTTGCAATTTTGCCACCAACAATCCAAACGACAACAGTAGCCATACACATATTTCGATAGGCATGATAAGGTAGTCATCTCTGAAACTTGAATATAATCATTGATACTGTTAAAGTTGTATTTGCTGCTTGTGAAAGGACTAAGGCATAAGGCAAAGTCTGAATAGTATCAAAGAATTAAATGGAAATACCATTCTAGCTACTTGTTTAACTGTTTCTAAAGTGTACACTATTTTAGCTTTACATTTCACTGTTTACATGCTATAGATAACAAAGTTCTTCacattattttgtgttgaaCATCATGTTCAGCAAAGTAATACAAGATGAATTCTCGAATATATGAACACAACTACATACAAAGAACTAATGAcatattgcaaataattttgtttaaataattgatattcaCAAATTCAGTAGACTTTTTAATTTTAGTTGTAAAAATAAGTGTATTGATACTATAATTAGATAAATTAGAACataacctacatttacagccaataaaACTGATGACAGGTAATCATTAATTCTATGcctaattattaaaaaattaatCTTTTGCAGTTGCTAAAAGCTGACAACACTGCCACCGACTCATCCACTACACAATTCCTGCgtcattttacttttaaaatgtctCTAATAACGTGGTTATATTCTTAGTCAGTAATATGACTGGaataaaaatcttaatgattaagagcGATCAGTCGGTCCACTACATCCATTCTTAAAACttaagattttaatttattttatatgactatAACATAGCTATAACAGTTTCAATGACTTACAATTGTCTTTAcagaaaattgaataaataaaggGTTTACAATTCATTAAATGGTATGATAGAACTATTGCTAAACACTTGTTCAAGGTTTTTTTCAAGTATTGCTTTTTTCAGTTCAAATAACTCATTCTCATGGGCTACTCGGTTCTCGGCCAACTGCAGTTCTACTCTAGCTCTCTTCTTTTCCAGCTCATACAGTTCGTCCACATCAGTTGATCGTTTTCGAGCTGTAAAAGATCCAAAGTAATGACCTTCAAAAGCctgataaacataataaatgaaaagaacCATGGAAAAAGGATAGATAGAGTCAGTTATATAGTTTCAGCACATTATGAAGTGAAGGAGACTCATGAAAATAACTAGACTGTGGTTTTCTTcctataattaaatacaaactatgcCCAAAATGACATACATTTCCTCTGCATTTTCTCTGCAAATACACATGGAACttcatctgaaaaataaataaacaacctAATAAACGTAATAAACTGGGGAATAgacatgaacatttaaatttgtgttCATATTGTTATCCTATTCTCAATACTAGTAATTTCCATATATTGCTTTAATAGat
Proteins encoded in this window:
- the LOC128235868 gene encoding putative nuclease HARBI1, with the translated sequence MADNYVDRFQRLQRIAMYGQQRVPRVFKDRANPLERLSRVEVRERYRFYPETIVMIVGVVFNELDAVTRRSLPLPPLLSVLVYMPVDDAEIRIKKKEFYSIAGFPNVLGYIDCTHVRIRAPTHNEADFVNRKGFHAVNVQMVCDARFIIMDVVAKWPGSVHDSRIFRESRLCAQLENGMDGVLLGDSGYACKKYLMTPYLNPQTQTQERFNRSLCKTRVIIEQTFGVLKRRFAVMSYGIRTSEMKACRTTMACAILHNIGIKRGDSFGRFVVESDNHPDAPNQPVDVAGNAFRDFVSTTYFS